The Deinococcus sp. YIM 134068 genomic interval GCTGGGGGACGAGGACGGCTCACCGCTCCTCCTCGGGAACAACTGGGGCGGGCCGTACCACGCGCTCGACACGACGCACCCGGAGGCCCTGAGCTGGCTGCGCGACCTCGCGGCGACCTGCCGGGCGTGGGGGTACGACTACCTCAAGATCGACTTCCTGTACGCGGCGTCGCATCCGGGGCGGCGGCACGACCCCGGTGTGGGCCGCGCGGAGGCGTACCGCCGGGGCCTTCAGGCGTTGCGCGACGGCCTGGGGGAAGACGGCTTCCTGCTGGGGTGCGGGGCACCGCTGGCGACGAGCATCGGCCTCGTGGACGCGATGCGGACCGGGCCGGACGTGGCCCCGATCTGGGATGAGGAGGCGCGGCGGGTCTTCCTGGGGGACGGATCGGTGCCGAGTGCGCGCACCGCCCTGCACACGGCCCTCTCGCGCTGGTATCAGCACGCGTGGTACGGCCCCGACCCCGACGTGATGATCGCCCGGCGCGAGCGCAGCCTGCTGGGCGACCACGAGCGCGGCGCGCTGCTGGGCCTCCTCGACGTGATCGGCGGCGTGCGGGCGAGCAGCGACCCCATCGGGATGCTCGACGGGGCGGGGCTGGACCTGCTGCGGCGGTCGCTGGAGATCAGCACGCCCGACCGCCCGCTCACACTGACCGAGAGTCTGGGGGGGGCCGTCACCCACTTCACACGCGGGACCTTCAACCTGCTCGACCATCCCGCCGGGGGACTGGACCCCCACAGCTACAGCGCCGCGCCGGAGACGGGGGAGGAGTTGCCCTCGCAGCCCGTGTCGGTGGACCTGCGCGAGGGGGTGACGGGCTGAGCGGGAACGGATGAGCCGAGGGTCAATCCACGGAAGCGGGGCGAGCGTCGGCGGTGTGGGAAGCCGGAAGCTCGCCCCGCTCCCCCAGCAACCGGGCGAGGTTGTCCACGATGGCCTCGACCCCTTCCGGAACCTCGTGCAGGGTGACGGGGGTGAACGACAGCACCCGCTCGACCTGTCCCGTGCAATTGGCGGGCACGAGGGGCAGGCGGGCGGCGAGCGTGAGCAATCGCTTCTCGCCGGGATGCGTTTCGCGGTTCAGCGCAAAGAGGATGTCGAGATACGAGGCGAGGAACTCCGTCAGGCGGTGGTTGACGGAGACGAGATCGTTTCGCCTCACGGCCTGGGCGATCTGGTTGGGGTATGCGCCGTGCGCCCCACGCAGGGGGGGAAAGTTCAGGGCGATGATGGCCCGCGCCAGCTCGTCCGGGTAGGGCTGGTCGGCCCGCCGCCCCAGGTCCGCGAGCCAGCCCTCACGGTCGAACAGAACCCGGCAGGTGCGGAGGGTATGCCACAGGGTCGTCGTGTAGCCCATCCGGGCCTCGTGGCGCTCCAGTGAGGCGGTGAGGTGGGCACCAACGTCGGCGGTCCGCCAGAACATCACGTCGACGTGGAGGCCGCCCTCCCGCTCCAGCCACTCGTCCCCCGGTCCCCACCAGCGGTTGTCCACCTCGACCCGCTCACCCCGGCGCTCGGCAATCTCCCGGCGCGGCGGCACGGGCACTTCCCCCCGGCTGTAGACGTACAGGTCGATGTCCGAACCGGCGTCCTCGTTCCCAGCGGCGCGCGACCCGCCCAGCGCGACGGCGAGCACCTCCGGGAGCGCGGCATACTCGGCGGCGATGGCGGCGGCCCGTTCGTCGGGGGTCATGCGGCATGGTAGAGCAGCGGCCCGGCCCTCCCTGCTGACCGCTGAGAGCTGACGGCTCCTCAGAACTCCTCCACCTCCCCCGCCACGTCGTCCTCCGGCACCGCGACGTAGCGCCGGGTGGTGTCCACGCTGGCGTGGCCGAGGAACAGACCGACCCGCGTGAAGTCGCGCGTGGCCGCGTAGAGCCGGGTGCCGGAGTGCTTGCGGGCGGCGTGGAAGCCCCGCCACGCGTCCCCGTGCCCGGCGGCGCGGAAGGCCCGGCCCATGCGGTAGGTGGCCTGGGCGTAGGTCCAGTCGAACAGGGCACCGTCCGCGTTCACCGGCGGAAGGGGGGCGAGGGCCGCGCGCACCCGCCGCCCGAGCGGCACGGTCCGCCCCCTGCCCCCCTTGCCCCGGACCGTGACCCGCCCGCCGCGCAGGTCGGCCACCGTCACACCGAGCGCCTCGCCGACCCGCAGCCCGGCGTGGGCACACAGCAGCAGGAGGGCGGCGAGCCGGGGGTCGCAGTGGGCGAGGGCGGCGTCCACCTCGTGCCCGTAGGGGGGATTGCGGACGATACCGGGGGTCGGGTCGGGGGGAACGTGGGCGTTCTCGAAGGGCTGGGCGTCGGTGGCCCCGGCCCAGCGCAGCGCCCGGTACAGCGCCCGCGCCCCGGCGACGTACTGGGCGACGGTAGCGGCGGAGAGACGCCCGGCCCGGCCCCGGCCCAGCGAGGCGCGCGTTTGCAGATGCGCCACGTAGCGCCCACCGTCGCGCCGTCCGGGCCGCAGGAGCGAGACGCCGTTCTCGCGCGCCCAGGGCACGAAGTCGCGCACGGCCAGCGCGTAGGCATCCAGCGTCTTGCGGCTGGTCCGCGCGCCCTTGCGGCTGGCGGTCGTCATATAGGCGTGGAGGACGTGGGTCAAAGTCCCCGCGTCGTACAGGCTCGCCGCCTCCACCGCCCGCACCCGCAGCGCCTGATCGGTGAGGCCCGAGAGCGCGGGCGCGTCGTGGTGGGGCACAAGGGTCATGGGGAGACCTCCTGCGGGCAGGCTTCCGATGGGCGGGTCAGCATTCCGTCAGCGTAGGGAACATTGATGCCAAATTCAAACTAATCTGTCTTGGTGTGAATTAACCGCTCCCGCTCGCCTCATCCTCCGGCGGACGGCGGGGGATGAGCGGCCCGGACGCCCGCCGACGCCCCTCCGTCACCGTCCCGTCTGGTCGAGGAAGGTGGCGACCCAGGCGAGGGGAGCGTTCCAGTTGATGGCGACCTCGTTCATGGACGAGGTGCCGATGTCGTCGAGGTAGCAGGTTTGCGGCGCACAGCGGCCCCTCAGGAGCAGGGCGGTGGGGTCGGCGGGGTCGGAGTTCGGCCCACCCGACAGGGCACCCGGGGGCGGCGGGGGAAAGCTGCCGTCCAATTGCTGTGCCCAGAAGCGGTGGTGGGGGTTGGTGAGGGGCCGCTCGCCGTAGCCGGAGATGTAGGACTGGTCGAGGGGATTGCGCCCCAGCACGTAGTTCATGGCCTCCAGGGCGGCGTTGCGGTACCGCGTGTTCCGGGTGAAGTGGTGGGCGAGGCCGAGGACGAGCGCCCGGTTCATCAGGTTGCTGTTCGATCCCCAGGGGTACCGCCCTGAGCTGAAGGGCAAGGGATACCCGGTCTCGCCCACCTGGGCGGCGTATCTGTTCGCCGCCGTGACCACGCTGGTTCTTGCCCGCGCCACGTCGGTGGCAGGCAACCCATTCGGCACGAGGGCCAGGGTCACGGTGCCCGCCGCCGTCACCTCCCGCCAGGCGAGGTCCTCATCCGCGCCGCGCCTGGTCATGTTGCGGAACAGCGGGCTGGCCCTCAGCACCTGAAGGTAGCCCCTTTCCCCGGTGGTGGTGTACAACTCGGCGGCGGCCCAGTAGAACTCGTCGCGCAGGTCGGTGTCGTCGTACGCCCCACCTCCCTCGAAATTGTCGTAGGCGTAGACGTTCGGCACGCGAACGGCGGCGTTCCAGGCCCGGCGCGCCGACTGGAGGCAGCGGCGGGCGTAGGCACCGTCGATACGGGCGAAGACGCGGGCACACTGGGCAGCGCTGGCGGCGAGGTTGAGGGTCGCCGCCGTGGAGGGCGGGTACAGGAAGCGGGTCTGGCGATCCTGATCGGGTCGGCTCGGCAGGTCCGTCCACCGCACCCCGTGCAGTTTGTGGTGCGCCATCCCCGAGGCATTGGCCGGGGTAAGCCGCAGCCGGGAGAGGTTTCCGCTCTGATCGCCGACCGGCAGGGCGAGCCGCTGGCCGTCGGGGACCTGCATCTTCATGAGAAAGTCCATCTCCCAGCGCGCCTCGTCGAGCAGGTCGTTGCGCCCGTTGGCGTTCTCAGGGATACGCAGCCTGCCGTCGGGGAAGGTCTTGGTCCGCGCGGAACGGTCGGTCGTCTCGTACAGGTTCATCAGGGTCCAGGCCGAGAGGCCGCCGTTCACCACGTACTTGCCGTGGTCGCCCGCGTCGTACCAGCCGCCCACCACGTCGAGCGTGTACCCGCATCCCGGCCAGACGTTCCCCTGCCCGTCCCGGCCCGCGAAGCAGCCCACCTTCCGGTCCTCGCCGTTCGTCGGGGTACCCGCGTGCCCGGCGGGCCTGGCCCACTTGGCGTCCCCAACGTGCCTGGCCTCGATGGGAACGCCGCTGCGGTTGTGGTAGAAGTACGCCAGCGCGTCGTATTTCAGACGGGCGTACAGGTCCGCCGCGATGCGGAAGGGGTGGCTGGGCAGCCCGGCGACCTCCAGCACGTACCCGTCGCCGGGCCTGCGGAAGCCCGTGAAGTCGGCCCGGTGAACGAAGTCGCCGGACGCGGCGTCCGCCCCGAACACGCGGGTGAAACCCGAGGCGACGACCTTTCCCTCGGTGCCGCGCAGGACCCAGCCCAGGGGCACGGGCGAGTCGTGGGCGACCGCCGCCACCTTCGGGGCACCGGGCAGGTAGCCCACCTGGTTCACCCGCACGGTAGCGCGGTCGTCGGGCGGGGACGCGCCCGGTCCGGTCAAGGTCCGGCGCAGCGACAGCCCGCTCAGGCACACGCGGGTCGCCTTCTGCCCGCCCAGCTTGAACTGGAGCGACGCCGCCGGATCGCTGCCCCCGGTCTTCAGGAAGGTGAAGCTGTGGGTGCGGGGAACGGAACCGACGTTCGTGACCTGGCGGCTGAAGTGCGCCGGGTAGGGCGGGCGGGCACCCTGCACCATCACCGTCAAGGCGGTCGGTTCGGCGGCGCGGGCGGTGAACGAGAGGGTATACGTCCCGCCCCGCTCCAGCGGGAGGCCGGACTGGCCGAGCAGCACGTCCCACGGCTGCTCGCCGGGAGTGCCGATCTGCAAGCACGCCTGGTCGCCCGACGTGGTGAGGGCCGGGCCGCCGACCGTCCACCACGCGCTCGCCCCCTGACCGAAGCGGCTGTCCCGCAGCAACTCGGCGGCGGACGCCTCGGCGATGCTCACCGCCACCGTGGCGCGGCCCGACATGGCGTGACGCCCGCGCCGGTCGTGGGCCTGCGCCGTGTAGACGTGCTCCCCGGACAGCGCCGACGTGGCCGCGACCGTGAGCGTATAGGGAGCGGTGGTGTCCTCGCCGACCCACCGACCCCGGTCGTAGAACACGACCCGCGCGATCCCGCTCGCGTCCGTCGCCGTCGCGCTCAGGGTGAGGCTGCCGCGAGCGGTGACGCTCTTGGAACTCACCGCGAGGGTAATGGTCGGGGGCGTGACGTCTCCCCCGGCCCGCCGGGGACTGGCTCCCTGGGACGGTGGAGCGACGGCGACGAGCAGCCCGGCGAGACAGGCAAGGGGCCGCCGCAGACGCCTCAGCACGGCACCCCCTTCGGCGGGGCTGTGCGGCATAGAGGTCGGGGGACGGTTTCCCCTCCCCTTTCCCCATATGTAAGGCGATCCGGCCTCTCGGTTCTTTTCCTCTCGACGACAGACATACCAGCGAACTCCTTGTGGATGCGGAACATCATGAAATCGAACTGCTGCCAAGCGGTCTGGCAGCAGCTTCGCCGACGGGGAGGGCGGTGAGGTGGGAAGAGATCGTCGGCCCGCTTCTCTCTAGGGGAGCGGTGGATGAGCATGGTGAAGGCCCAACCGGGTCTCCCGGCCAGAGGTCAGGAAGACTCCTCCCCGGGAGTTGGCCCCGTGGCGGGAAGACGGCCTTCACCGGCAGCGTGGCGAAGCCCTTCCCCTACCGGGCGGAGCCAGGGACTCTCAGACAGCCTCCAGCGGCTCCAAGCCCCGGACGTGCGGCGCGAGTTCGCGGTACAGGGCGTCGAGCTGGTGCCAGGTATGCTCGATGTTGAACTCCTGGCGGGCATGCTCGTAGGCTGCGTCACCCAGGCGGCGACGCAACTCGCCGTCCGCGAGCAGGGGGGCGAGGGCGGCGGCGAGGGCGTCGTCGTCGCCGGGGGGCACCAGCAGGCCGCTCACGCCGTTCTCAATGAGGTCGGGAATGCCGCCCACATGTGTGCTCACGAGGGCGACCCCGCGCGCCATTCCCTCGATCAGGGCGAGGGGCTGTCCCTCGAAGTAGGAGGGCAGCACGAGGATGTCCGTCTCTTCTAGGAGCCGCGCGCTGCGCTCCGCGTCCACCCACCCGAGCAGTTCCACGCTGTCCGCCAGGCCGAGTTCGGCTACGAGGGCCTCCACGGCGGGCCGCAGCGGGCCGTCCCCCGCCAGCCGCAGCCGCGCGCCGGGCGGACGCTCCACCCTCGCCCAGGCGCGCAGCAGCCCGAGGGGATTTTTGCGCTCGACGAGGACTCCCAGAAACAGGACCTGGGGCGGGCGGTCCCGGCGGGGCGGTGCGGGCGTGAGGGCGATGCCGTTGCGGACGGCCAGGACCCGCGCGGTGGGCGCGATGGCCGTCACGTCGGCGGAGAGGTGGGGCGAGAGCGTCACCACCCGGTCGGCGCGGGCCAGGGTGGCGCGCACGAGGGGCCGCACCCCGGCGGGGCAGCGGCGGTAGAAATCCAGGAACTCCCCCGCGTGCAGGTGCAGCACCGTAGGGAGGCGAAAGATAAGGCTGGACAGCCACAGCAGCACCCCCTTACGGGCGAAGCTGCCGTAGGCCGACGAGTGGATATGGACCACCTGCGGGCGCGCGGTCAGGCACTGCCCGACGAACCGGGCCATGCCTGAGGCGAAAAGGCCGAGCCGCCGCCCCGCCGAGCCGTCGTCATGCGTGGCGATCCAGCCGACCCGCCAGCGGGTAAACAGCGGGGTGGCCCGCATCGCCACGACGTACCCGTACATTCCGCCACGGGCAGACGTACCGATCCACAACACCCGTGGACGGCTCACCCGCCCACCGCTCGCCGTCCGGTCTCCCCTGCGGCCACGCCTCTCACCAGGAATGCTGAACATGCGTTTCCTCCTTCTGTGGGCGGGGCCGCCCCGCCGCTTGGGCGAAAACGTCCCGAAACTGCGCGGTCATGCGGGCTGTGGAAAATACGGCCTCGGCGCGAGCACGTCCGGCGGTCCCGAGCCGCGCCCGCAGCGCGGGGGCCGCCGCGAGTTCGGACAGCCGGGCCGCAAAACCGAAAAGGTCGCCGTCGGGCACCAGGAAACCCGTCTCGCCCGGCACGACGATTTCGTTAGGGCCGTAGCGAATGTCCATCGCCACGACGGGAAGGCGGCAGGACATGGCCTCCACGAGGACGTTGGCAAAGCCCTCCGCCGTGGACGTGAGCAAAAAAGCGTCGTGGCGTGCCAGGAACCCATGAGGATCGGGGACGTACCCGACGAAGCGTACCGTGTCCTCCAGGCCGAGCGCGCGGGCGAGCGTCTCCAGGTGCCCGCGCTCGGGTCCCTCCCCCGCCACGTTCACCCGGAAGTCGGCTCCCGCCTGGCGCGCGAGGTGGACGCTGCGCAGCAGGCGGTCGAATCCCTTGCCGGGCACGAGGCGGCCCATCGCGGCGAACTGCGCGGGCGAAGACGCGGGGTGGACGGGCGGCAACGGCGGGAGGGTGGTGGCGTTATACACCACCCTCCCGCGCCCGGCCCGCGCCCCGCCGCGCACGAACTCGTCGCCTCGTGGTTCCGGCACCGGAACGCCCAACCAGTCTCGGCCCACCCGCAGCAGCCAGTCCACCCGTAACCCCGCTCGGGGTTCGAGTTGCACGCTCAGCCGCTCCTCCACGTCATGGGAAGGCGTCGGCGAGCCGTCCACGCCCCACAACCGACCGACCACCGCGACGGCCCGCGCCACCCGCGCCAGGTACGCTGGGTCAAAGGCGTCACCGCACTTCTCCCCCAGCAGGGCCGGGAGCAGCAACGCCTCGGTGGCGAACACGTGCGCCCCGAGGCCTCGCTCCCGGCAGACCCCACTCTCGAAAAATTGCAGGGTCGCCTCCCGCATCAGCTTGGCCTTGGCCTCCCGCCGCCACTCGGCGGACTCCGGAAAGACCGGCCAGGTCACGCTCGCCACGTACTGCCCAGCCAGCCCACCCAGCAGGTCACCGCTCCCCGGTGGACGCGCCCCGAACGCCTCCAGGCACACCTGATGACGGTAAACACTCGGCCACAGCAGGGACTCCGGCCCGAACCAATCCCCCCACTTGGGGTGGGGGCGCAGCAGCTCAAAACACCAGGCCCAGGACATCAAGCGCAGGCCCAGCTCGGCACCGCTCGACCAGTTCACGCCCCGCAGCGGCGGGTTGGCTCCTATCCAGTCGTGAATGCGCGCCGCCGCTCCCTCCGCGTAACGAGAGTCGCCCGTCAGGGCGTAGGCGAGGGCGAGCACGGTGGTGTGGTGGTGGCGGCTCTTTTCCCAAATCCCCCTCAGCTCCCCCATCCCGGCGGGTGCGCGGAAGTCCGGGGCGGGCGTGAGGCCCTCGCCCACGCGGTGCCCGGTCAGCTCGCAGCGATGCCAGTCAGTCAAACCGCCGAGCGTCGGGCCGGAGGGCGCGTCCGCGAAGGCAAAGAAGCGCCAGCACCCCTGCAAGACCTCCTCGGCCTCGGCGAGCAGGGCGGCGCGGGTCGGCTCCTCCACGGCGTGCGTGAGCCGCTCCGGGGTCAGGGGCAACCCGTAGAAGTGCGGTGAGCGTGGGCGCCGACGGTCAGGCAAGGGCGACTCCCCCTCCCCGACCCGCCGTCTCCGTCCACCCAGGTTTCTCCCGCCGCGCTCCCACCCGACCCACCACGTTCCCTCCTCCAGCCACCGTGCCCGCTCGTGCCCTCGCCCCCCGCATCGCCGCGCCCGCCCGGCCCTCACGCGGCCACCGCCTGCTCACGCACCGCCTGCAACCACAGCTCGAGGCACACGGCGGTCCAGGCGAGCTTGGCCCCCCCCGTCCGGGCGAGCGCCGCCGGGGTGAGCAGCGCCTCCAGCTCGCGTGCCGGGAGCCAGGCCCGCAGCCGCGCGCCGGGGGACAACAACAAGTCACGCGTCATGCCCCGCAGGCCGGGGTCGGAGGCCAGCCACTCCCCCAGCGGCAGGCGGAAGCCGTTCTTGGGGCGCTCCAGGACCGCTCGGGGCAGCGCATCGTCAAACGCCTGACGCAGCGCCCACTTGCCCCGCAGCCGCTGGACCTTGGCCGCGTCCGGCAGCGCCACCGCCCAAGGGGTGAGCGCGAGGTCGAGAAGCGGCAGCCGAACCTCGAGGGAGGCCTGCATGGCCGTGTAGTCGCCCCGGTGCAGCAGGTTGTTGGGCAGCCAGCCCTCTAGGTCGAGGACCTGCATTCGCTGGAGGTCCGTCCACTCCTCGGGGTAGGCGTCCAGACGGCCCTCCACCCAGTGCAGGGCGCGGCCAGGACGCGCCCCGGCCCGCACGAGCGCCCCCACAAGCGCGGGCGGCGCGTCGTCGTTGGCGAACCAGCGCATCCAACGCGTCGCCCGGTTCGGCTCGCTCAGGGCGTCGGCGGCGATGCCGAGCCGGCCCCGGCGGCCCAGCCAGCGGTGCAGGGGACGCAGGGCCGGTCCTAGCGACCCGGCCAGCCCGTCCACAGCGTACTTCGGGTACCCCCCGAAGGTCTCGTCTCCACCCT includes:
- a CDS encoding tyrosine-type recombinase/integrase, producing MTLVPHHDAPALSGLTDQALRVRAVEAASLYDAGTLTHVLHAYMTTASRKGARTSRKTLDAYALAVRDFVPWARENGVSLLRPGRRDGGRYVAHLQTRASLGRGRAGRLSAATVAQYVAGARALYRALRWAGATDAQPFENAHVPPDPTPGIVRNPPYGHEVDAALAHCDPRLAALLLLCAHAGLRVGEALGVTVADLRGGRVTVRGKGGRGRTVPLGRRVRAALAPLPPVNADGALFDWTYAQATYRMGRAFRAAGHGDAWRGFHAARKHSGTRLYAATRDFTRVGLFLGHASVDTTRRYVAVPEDDVAGEVEEF
- a CDS encoding glycoside hydrolase family 9 protein, with amino-acid sequence MLRRLRRPLACLAGLLVAVAPPSQGASPRRAGGDVTPPTITLAVSSKSVTARGSLTLSATATDASGIARVVFYDRGRWVGEDTTAPYTLTVAATSALSGEHVYTAQAHDRRGRHAMSGRATVAVSIAEASAAELLRDSRFGQGASAWWTVGGPALTTSGDQACLQIGTPGEQPWDVLLGQSGLPLERGGTYTLSFTARAAEPTALTVMVQGARPPYPAHFSRQVTNVGSVPRTHSFTFLKTGGSDPAASLQFKLGGQKATRVCLSGLSLRRTLTGPGASPPDDRATVRVNQVGYLPGAPKVAAVAHDSPVPLGWVLRGTEGKVVASGFTRVFGADAASGDFVHRADFTGFRRPGDGYVLEVAGLPSHPFRIAADLYARLKYDALAYFYHNRSGVPIEARHVGDAKWARPAGHAGTPTNGEDRKVGCFAGRDGQGNVWPGCGYTLDVVGGWYDAGDHGKYVVNGGLSAWTLMNLYETTDRSARTKTFPDGRLRIPENANGRNDLLDEARWEMDFLMKMQVPDGQRLALPVGDQSGNLSRLRLTPANASGMAHHKLHGVRWTDLPSRPDQDRQTRFLYPPSTAATLNLAASAAQCARVFARIDGAYARRCLQSARRAWNAAVRVPNVYAYDNFEGGGAYDDTDLRDEFYWAAAELYTTTGERGYLQVLRASPLFRNMTRRGADEDLAWREVTAAGTVTLALVPNGLPATDVARARTSVVTAANRYAAQVGETGYPLPFSSGRYPWGSNSNLMNRALVLGLAHHFTRNTRYRNAALEAMNYVLGRNPLDQSYISGYGERPLTNPHHRFWAQQLDGSFPPPPPGALSGGPNSDPADPTALLLRGRCAPQTCYLDDIGTSSMNEVAINWNAPLAWVATFLDQTGR
- a CDS encoding nucleotidyltransferase domain-containing protein: MTPDERAAAIAAEYAALPEVLAVALGGSRAAGNEDAGSDIDLYVYSRGEVPVPPRREIAERRGERVEVDNRWWGPGDEWLEREGGLHVDVMFWRTADVGAHLTASLERHEARMGYTTTLWHTLRTCRVLFDREGWLADLGRRADQPYPDELARAIIALNFPPLRGAHGAYPNQIAQAVRRNDLVSVNHRLTEFLASYLDILFALNRETHPGEKRLLTLAARLPLVPANCTGQVERVLSFTPVTLHEVPEGVEAIVDNLARLLGERGELPASHTADARPASVD
- a CDS encoding glycoside hydrolase family 36 protein, whose translation is MTTPPTSHRWTLPFPPESLRVLTSGYQSWSEAEVRPLTDTQPRALLEWMLDQGQDPAFPPSGEAGVWRSHTLIALVRPDGGGWVGCLLDATRTFAQWEARANGEAVELTCTLEGPEVEVAFEETDDVLGTVERLAGRLGANMGARSPAPLRVWCSWYSYYRGVTLEHMLENARLAREHGLPFDVFQLDDGFQADLGDWFDASDGFGGHARDLPARLGELGFRAGLWLAPFLVGPHSRLRRDHPDWLLGDEDGSPLLLGNNWGGPYHALDTTHPEALSWLRDLAATCRAWGYDYLKIDFLYAASHPGRRHDPGVGRAEAYRRGLQALRDGLGEDGFLLGCGAPLATSIGLVDAMRTGPDVAPIWDEEARRVFLGDGSVPSARTALHTALSRWYQHAWYGPDPDVMIARRERSLLGDHERGALLGLLDVIGGVRASSDPIGMLDGAGLDLLRRSLEISTPDRPLTLTESLGGAVTHFTRGTFNLLDHPAGGLDPHSYSAAPETGEELPSQPVSVDLREGVTG
- a CDS encoding glycosyltransferase, encoding MPDRRRPRSPHFYGLPLTPERLTHAVEEPTRAALLAEAEEVLQGCWRFFAFADAPSGPTLGGLTDWHRCELTGHRVGEGLTPAPDFRAPAGMGELRGIWEKSRHHHTTVLALAYALTGDSRYAEGAAARIHDWIGANPPLRGVNWSSGAELGLRLMSWAWCFELLRPHPKWGDWFGPESLLWPSVYRHQVCLEAFGARPPGSGDLLGGLAGQYVASVTWPVFPESAEWRREAKAKLMREATLQFFESGVCRERGLGAHVFATEALLLPALLGEKCGDAFDPAYLARVARAVAVVGRLWGVDGSPTPSHDVEERLSVQLEPRAGLRVDWLLRVGRDWLGVPVPEPRGDEFVRGGARAGRGRVVYNATTLPPLPPVHPASSPAQFAAMGRLVPGKGFDRLLRSVHLARQAGADFRVNVAGEGPERGHLETLARALGLEDTVRFVGYVPDPHGFLARHDAFLLTSTAEGFANVLVEAMSCRLPVVAMDIRYGPNEIVVPGETGFLVPDGDLFGFAARLSELAAAPALRARLGTAGRARAEAVFSTARMTAQFRDVFAQAAGRPRPQKEETHVQHSW
- a CDS encoding glycosyltransferase family 4 protein — its product is MFSIPGERRGRRGDRTASGGRVSRPRVLWIGTSARGGMYGYVVAMRATPLFTRWRVGWIATHDDGSAGRRLGLFASGMARFVGQCLTARPQVVHIHSSAYGSFARKGVLLWLSSLIFRLPTVLHLHAGEFLDFYRRCPAGVRPLVRATLARADRVVTLSPHLSADVTAIAPTARVLAVRNGIALTPAPPRRDRPPQVLFLGVLVERKNPLGLLRAWARVERPPGARLRLAGDGPLRPAVEALVAELGLADSVELLGWVDAERSARLLEETDILVLPSYFEGQPLALIEGMARGVALVSTHVGGIPDLIENGVSGLLVPPGDDDALAAALAPLLADGELRRRLGDAAYEHARQEFNIEHTWHQLDALYRELAPHVRGLEPLEAV